From Bacteroidales bacterium, the proteins below share one genomic window:
- the recG gene encoding ATP-dependent DNA helicase RecG — translation MMIVDKNKEDFLKQSLEKLKGIGLIRAQTLAKELGLKTVEDLLWYFPYKHIDRSKILPVGSLKNENGYVQVRGQFYDFREVYSLNNKSRLEAIFFDNTGSVKIVWFSNYKWVLNKYRIGETYYLFGRISRFGDEAYIAHPEISTEEQFKHLPILGKFQPLYGTTERMKKQGMDSRFIMRIIQQLISMLPEQMEEVLPFHILKRLKLPSFPDAFKWVHFPESVEQYERAIKRFKFQEALAIQLRNEISLRERKKQPSSVVIHKAGKLFHLFYRYHLPFTLTRAQERVIKEIFTDLKSGFRMNRLLQGDVGSGKTIVALLVALIVIGNGWQVAMMVPTEILAQQHYERIKSLLELLPVNVSLLTSSTPKKERKLLLEGLKEGQIDFIVGTHALIEDVVNFKKLGLVIIDEQHRFGVVQRAKLQLKTTYSPHVLVMTATPIPRTLAMTLYGDLDLSVIDELPPGRKPIQTMHFTESFRYRAWDLMKREVLSGHQAYVVYPLIEENEKLDLIALEEGFEAIKREFSRFAIVVDMLHGRMKQKDKDTIMNQFREGKIHILVSTTVIEVGVDVSNATMMIIEHAERFGLAQLHQLRGRIGRGGEKSYCLLITPDQVGSEAMERIQVFLSTMDGFKIAEEDLKMRGMGEIEGTRQSGQHTFRFIEPIGDEKILFFAQRMAKFILQKDPMLETPSYVCLKELINRSFQGMYFSDIA, via the coding sequence ATGATGATAGTTGATAAGAATAAAGAAGATTTTTTAAAGCAATCTTTAGAAAAGTTAAAAGGAATTGGGCTTATAAGGGCACAAACGCTTGCTAAAGAACTTGGCTTAAAAACTGTCGAAGACTTACTTTGGTATTTTCCCTATAAACATATTGATAGGAGTAAGATTTTACCAGTTGGTTCGTTGAAAAATGAAAATGGTTACGTTCAAGTTAGAGGTCAGTTTTATGATTTTCGGGAAGTTTATTCTTTGAACAATAAATCAAGATTAGAAGCAATATTTTTCGATAATACGGGTTCTGTAAAAATTGTTTGGTTCAGCAATTACAAATGGGTGCTTAATAAGTATCGGATAGGTGAAACGTATTATCTTTTTGGCCGCATTTCACGATTTGGTGACGAAGCTTACATAGCTCATCCTGAAATTTCAACGGAGGAACAATTCAAGCATTTACCAATTTTAGGGAAATTTCAACCTTTATATGGAACGACGGAGAGAATGAAAAAACAGGGAATGGACTCACGTTTTATAATGAGAATTATTCAGCAACTGATATCCATGTTGCCAGAGCAAATGGAAGAAGTTTTGCCTTTTCATATTTTGAAAAGACTTAAGTTGCCGTCTTTTCCTGATGCTTTCAAATGGGTTCATTTTCCAGAGAGTGTGGAGCAATATGAACGAGCCATTAAACGCTTTAAGTTTCAAGAAGCTCTTGCTATTCAGCTCAGAAATGAGATTTCATTGAGAGAGAGAAAGAAACAGCCAAGTTCAGTAGTCATTCATAAAGCTGGAAAACTCTTTCACTTGTTTTATCGTTACCATCTTCCTTTTACTCTTACCAGGGCTCAGGAGCGAGTTATCAAGGAAATTTTTACTGATTTAAAAAGTGGATTTAGAATGAATCGTTTGCTTCAAGGTGATGTCGGCAGTGGAAAGACCATCGTGGCTTTGCTTGTTGCACTGATTGTCATTGGAAATGGCTGGCAGGTTGCCATGATGGTGCCCACCGAGATTTTGGCTCAACAACATTACGAACGAATAAAATCGCTTTTGGAACTCTTACCTGTCAACGTATCTCTTCTGACAAGCTCGACTCCTAAGAAAGAGCGTAAGCTATTACTTGAGGGTCTAAAGGAAGGTCAAATTGATTTTATTGTTGGCACTCATGCTTTGATCGAGGATGTGGTGAATTTTAAGAAGCTAGGACTTGTTATCATTGATGAACAGCATAGATTTGGGGTCGTCCAGCGAGCTAAGTTGCAATTAAAAACAACATATTCTCCTCACGTACTTGTAATGACAGCAACTCCTATTCCCCGTACGTTAGCCATGACCCTATATGGTGATTTGGATCTCAGTGTGATCGACGAACTACCCCCAGGTAGAAAACCTATACAAACTATGCATTTTACGGAAAGTTTTCGCTATCGTGCGTGGGATCTTATGAAAAGAGAGGTGCTATCTGGTCATCAAGCTTATGTGGTTTATCCACTTATTGAAGAGAACGAAAAACTAGATCTTATAGCACTTGAAGAAGGTTTTGAAGCTATCAAGAGAGAATTTTCACGATTTGCTATTGTTGTCGATATGCTTCACGGTAGGATGAAGCAAAAAGATAAAGATACGATCATGAATCAATTCCGTGAAGGGAAAATTCATATACTGGTGTCGACTACTGTCATTGAAGTTGGGGTAGATGTATCGAATGCTACAATGATGATTATTGAGCATGCAGAGAGATTTGGTTTGGCTCAGTTACATCAGTTGCGGGGGCGAATAGGACGTGGTGGTGAAAAATCATATTGTTTACTTATTACGCCTGACCAAGTTGGTTCAGAAGCAATGGAGAGGATTCAAGTTTTTCTTTCTACGATGGATGGTTTTAAGATAGCAGAAGAAGACCTCAAGATGCGTGGGATGGGTGAAATTGAGGGGACACGACAGAGTGGGCAACATACGTTTCGATTCATTGAACCTATTGGAGATGAAAAGATTTTATTTTTTGCACAACGTATGGCAAAGTTTATTCTTCAGAAGGATCCGATGTTAGAAACTCCATCGTACGTTTGCCTTAAAGAATTGATTAACCGCTCGTTTCAGGGAATGTATTTTTCTGATATAGCCTAA
- a CDS encoding ATP-binding protein: protein MSNRLKLLVVDDEPAIRAGIVRSLKNFSVGYPFMEEDFMYDILEASTGKEAFEILKSQPIDIVLLDNKLPDMEGVEILHYVKDQNYDAAVIMITAYASLDLAIKATSFGAYHFIPKPFTPLELRVAVENITKNLYLRRMTRKMYHEGKENRFQFLSILSHELKSPLNAVEGYLRMMKEKQLGENIHDYMMMIDRSMERIKGMRTLIMDLLDLTRIESGPRKKNLQMLDLVNVLKGVLDTMVPMAIQKDITFSLDVPENLNFLCDRNDIEIIMNNLISNAIKYNIDHGKVFIVLKSKEKEVVFEVSDTGIGMDEEELKLLFKEFVRIKNEKTQNITGSGLGLSIVKKIVESYQGKIEVASIPDQGSTFRVILPLN from the coding sequence ATTTTTCGGTAGGTTATCCTTTTATGGAAGAAGATTTTATGTACGATATTCTAGAAGCGAGTACTGGCAAAGAAGCTTTCGAAATTCTTAAATCCCAACCTATTGATATTGTTTTGCTCGACAATAAACTTCCAGATATGGAGGGGGTAGAAATACTTCATTATGTCAAAGATCAAAATTATGATGCTGCTGTCATTATGATTACAGCTTATGCTTCGTTAGATCTAGCTATTAAGGCAACGTCTTTTGGAGCATATCATTTTATTCCTAAACCATTTACTCCGCTGGAACTGAGGGTAGCTGTCGAGAACATCACCAAAAACTTATATCTTAGGAGGATGACTCGTAAAATGTATCATGAGGGGAAAGAAAATAGGTTTCAGTTTTTATCAATTTTGTCGCATGAGCTCAAGTCGCCTCTTAATGCTGTTGAAGGTTATTTACGGATGATGAAAGAAAAACAACTTGGTGAAAATATCCATGATTACATGATGATGATCGATCGTTCTATGGAAAGAATCAAAGGGATGAGAACTCTTATTATGGATTTGCTCGATTTGACAAGAATAGAATCGGGCCCACGAAAGAAAAACTTACAAATGCTTGATTTGGTCAATGTTCTCAAAGGGGTTTTAGATACGATGGTACCTATGGCTATTCAAAAAGATATTACTTTTTCATTGGATGTTCCCGAGAATCTTAATTTTCTTTGTGATCGTAATGACATAGAAATAATCATGAACAATCTTATATCAAATGCCATTAAATACAATATCGATCATGGAAAGGTCTTCATTGTTCTGAAGTCCAAAGAAAAGGAAGTCGTATTTGAAGTCAGTGATACGGGCATAGGTATGGATGAAGAAGAGTTAAAGCTACTTTTTAAAGAATTTGTTCGAATCAAAAATGAAAAAACACAAAACATCACAGGAAGTGGACTTGGACTTTCTATTGTTAAAAAAATTGTAGAAAGTTATCAAGGCAAAATCGAAGTTGCAAGTATACCGGATCAAGGAAGTACTTTTAGGGTTATTTTGCCTTTAAATTGA